A single region of the Halorussus gelatinilyticus genome encodes:
- a CDS encoding tRNA(Ile)(2)-agmatinylcytidine synthase, translated as MTVIGVDDTDSRERGMCTTYLAAELAERLREGGRTDEDASSDDSDGGAGSDNPDEGASVERLLLVRLNPAVEHKTRGNAALAVHTDADPETAFEIAREEVARVAETDDPRTNPGLVVAPGAPGDAPEAVAEFARSAVRDRLAIEDAEAVIEDAGYRSDGWKLGRGRIGALAAVGAWRAFGGQAAVGGGDSVGIAADWTYECISYRERERVGTPREVDAESVFDAADAAYPAAWDTVDRETGELVCVPHTPGPILHGIRGDDHATVREVAEAIESEPVSRRALFVTNQGTDAHLRDAGGLEAVEDGRAYRVEGTVAEAPETRRGGHVFFALEDSESGAKLRCAAFEPTKRFRDRVRDLRPGDRIAACGEVSDGTLKLEKFAVRELDRTELVTPDCPDCGRSMESAGAGQGYRCRDCKTAADGKVEREVERELEVGWYEVPPEARRHIAKPLVRGGFDAPIHPEK; from the coding sequence GTGACGGTCATCGGCGTGGACGACACCGACTCCCGCGAACGGGGGATGTGTACGACCTATCTCGCGGCCGAACTCGCCGAGCGCCTGCGTGAGGGCGGACGCACCGACGAGGACGCGAGTTCGGACGACTCGGACGGGGGCGCGGGTTCGGACAACCCCGACGAGGGCGCGAGCGTCGAGCGACTGCTCCTCGTCCGACTCAACCCCGCGGTCGAACACAAGACCCGCGGGAACGCCGCGCTCGCGGTCCACACCGACGCCGACCCGGAGACGGCCTTCGAAATCGCCCGCGAGGAGGTCGCCCGAGTTGCCGAGACCGACGACCCGCGGACGAATCCCGGACTCGTCGTCGCGCCGGGCGCCCCCGGAGACGCGCCCGAAGCGGTCGCGGAGTTCGCTCGCAGCGCAGTCCGCGACCGCCTCGCAATCGAGGACGCCGAGGCGGTAATCGAGGACGCGGGCTACCGGAGCGACGGCTGGAAACTCGGACGGGGACGAATCGGCGCACTCGCGGCGGTCGGCGCGTGGAGAGCGTTCGGCGGGCAGGCCGCGGTCGGCGGCGGCGATTCCGTCGGAATCGCCGCCGACTGGACCTACGAGTGCATCTCCTACCGCGAACGGGAGCGCGTCGGGACCCCTCGGGAGGTAGACGCCGAGTCGGTCTTCGACGCCGCGGACGCGGCCTACCCCGCCGCGTGGGACACCGTGGATCGCGAGACCGGCGAGTTGGTCTGCGTCCCGCACACGCCCGGTCCCATCCTCCACGGGATTCGGGGCGACGACCACGCCACCGTCCGGGAAGTCGCGGAAGCCATCGAGAGCGAACCGGTCTCGCGCCGCGCGCTCTTCGTGACGAATCAGGGCACCGACGCCCACCTCCGGGACGCCGGCGGTCTCGAAGCGGTCGAGGACGGCCGGGCCTACCGCGTCGAGGGCACGGTCGCCGAAGCGCCCGAGACCCGACGGGGCGGCCACGTCTTCTTCGCGCTGGAGGACTCCGAATCCGGCGCGAAACTCCGGTGCGCCGCCTTCGAACCGACCAAACGCTTCCGCGACCGAGTGCGCGACCTCCGGCCCGGCGACCGAATCGCGGCCTGCGGCGAAGTCTCGGACGGCACCCTCAAACTCGAAAAGTTCGCCGTGCGCGAGTTGGACCGGACCGAACTCGTCACCCCCGACTGCCCGGACTGCGGCCGGTCGATGGAGAGCGCCGGGGCCGGGCAGGGCTACCGGTGTCGGGACTGCAAGACCGCGGCGGACGGGAAAGTCGAACGCGAGGTCGAGCGGGAGCTGGAGGTCGGCTGGTACGAGGTACCTCCGGAAGCTCGCAGGCACATCGCCAAGCCGCTGGTTCGCGGGGGGTTCGATGCGCCGATTCATCCGGAGAAATGA
- a CDS encoding transcriptional regulator codes for MSRSALVGNVTAMLEDAGFTVSDRCAIRPKSFDVAARRGRDLLLLKVLANVDAFDGATGLEMRRLGDYLSATPVVVGLRTRDEELEPGVVYFRHGVPVLSPDTAMELFVEGMSPLVYAAPGGLYVNIDGDVLRDEREERGWSLGRLASELGVSRRTVSKYEDGMNASVDVALELEDMFEGDLTSPVDVLEGADEVREGEPTPDDPEPEDDDERIVTVLTRAGFEVHPTVRAPFKTVSEDNSSEENVLTGHSAFTKAAEKRARIMSSIGEVARTRSVYFVDEAKRESVDGTGLVEREELEDIDDPDELRELIRERGEKPA; via the coding sequence ATGTCCCGGTCTGCACTGGTCGGGAACGTGACCGCAATGCTGGAGGACGCGGGATTCACGGTCAGCGACCGGTGCGCAATCCGACCCAAGAGCTTCGACGTGGCCGCGCGCCGCGGCCGCGACTTGCTCTTGCTAAAGGTGCTGGCGAACGTCGACGCGTTCGACGGTGCCACCGGTCTAGAGATGCGACGACTCGGCGATTACCTCAGCGCAACGCCGGTCGTCGTCGGCCTCCGAACCCGCGACGAGGAGTTGGAACCCGGCGTCGTCTACTTCCGACACGGCGTCCCCGTGCTGAGTCCGGACACCGCGATGGAACTGTTCGTCGAGGGGATGTCGCCGCTGGTCTACGCCGCGCCCGGCGGTCTCTACGTCAACATCGACGGCGACGTGTTGCGCGACGAGCGCGAGGAGCGCGGCTGGAGCCTCGGCCGTCTGGCCTCCGAACTGGGCGTCTCCCGGCGCACCGTCTCGAAGTACGAGGACGGCATGAACGCCAGCGTGGACGTGGCGCTCGAACTCGAAGACATGTTCGAGGGCGACCTGACCAGCCCCGTGGACGTCCTCGAAGGGGCCGACGAGGTCCGCGAGGGCGAACCCACGCCCGACGACCCCGAACCGGAGGACGACGACGAGCGTATCGTCACCGTTCTCACCCGCGCTGGCTTCGAGGTTCACCCCACCGTCCGTGCGCCGTTCAAGACCGTCAGCGAGGACAACTCCAGCGAGGAGAACGTCCTGACGGGCCACTCGGCGTTCACCAAGGCCGCCGAGAAGCGTGCCCGCATCATGTCCTCCATCGGCGAGGTCGCCCGGACGCGCTCGGTCTACTTCGTGGACGAGGCCAAGCGCGAGAGCGTGGACGGCACGGGCCTCGTCGAGCGCGAGGAGTTGGAGGACATCGACGACCCCGACGAACTGCGGGAGCTGATTCGGGAGCGCGGCGAGAAACCGGCCTGA
- a CDS encoding glutathione S-transferase N-terminal domain-containing protein, which translates to MANLELYELDGCPYCAKVIDKLDELDLDYESHMVAGPKSERDEVEEVSGQRGVPVLVDEENGVEGMPESDDIVEYLDEEYGSGAA; encoded by the coding sequence ATGGCGAACCTCGAACTGTACGAACTCGACGGCTGTCCGTACTGCGCGAAGGTCATCGACAAACTCGACGAACTCGACCTCGACTACGAGTCCCACATGGTCGCCGGTCCCAAGTCCGAGCGCGACGAGGTCGAGGAGGTCAGCGGTCAGCGCGGCGTCCCCGTGCTGGTTGACGAGGAGAACGGCGTCGAAGGAATGCCCGAGAGCGACGACATCGTGGAGTACCTCGACGAGGAGTACGGCAGCGGCGCGGCGTAA
- a CDS encoding arylsulfotransferase family protein translates to MNLPSLPDSLGDVSRRWVVRGVAALLVVSLVAPAAISGATHVATTENPTNLRASVDDPANGTTVISIQGFHFKGMANEDKPARLLAVGPRGNVKWVHNGSGFDARWFYDVDPLDDRNLLVTATTPNATLVYEFDPKTQERVWTERLPIHDTHDVDLINGDQLLVANMRAPDRNDRIFVHNMTTDETVWEWKFEEHGYEASGGGGKADWTHVNDVDKIGEGEYLVSPRNFDQVIVVNRSTDSVTMRLGSDDNHSTLYEQHNPQFLESENGTPTMLVADSENDRIVEYAKTDANAPVGSGWTKTWSIGTRGLNWPRDADRLPNGNTLVVDTMHHRVFEVTPTGTVVWEFHAPWAPYDAERITYDDEAGGPTMRDLGKSGSYDLSGSGLKVSGGGTKTVSFWLVETFHGTPVAAQAKELARTWAHVTPWIRPVWMTSWEFLAAILAGGVLLAWGLGEAVYQRRRIRRGVSRLANRVRRPVE, encoded by the coding sequence ATGAACCTGCCCTCCCTCCCGGACTCGCTCGGCGACGTGTCGCGCCGGTGGGTCGTCCGCGGCGTCGCGGCCCTGCTGGTCGTCTCGTTAGTCGCGCCCGCGGCCATCTCCGGTGCGACGCACGTCGCCACGACCGAGAACCCGACGAACCTGCGGGCGTCGGTGGACGACCCCGCGAACGGCACGACCGTCATCTCGATTCAGGGATTCCACTTCAAGGGAATGGCGAACGAGGACAAGCCCGCGCGCCTCCTCGCGGTCGGACCCCGCGGGAACGTGAAGTGGGTCCACAACGGGTCGGGCTTCGACGCTCGCTGGTTCTACGACGTGGACCCCCTCGACGATCGGAATCTGCTCGTGACCGCGACGACGCCGAACGCCACGCTGGTCTACGAGTTCGACCCGAAGACCCAAGAGCGCGTCTGGACCGAGCGCCTGCCCATCCACGACACCCACGACGTGGACCTGATAAACGGCGACCAACTGCTGGTCGCCAACATGCGCGCGCCGGACCGCAACGACCGCATCTTCGTCCACAACATGACGACCGACGAGACCGTCTGGGAGTGGAAGTTCGAGGAACACGGCTACGAGGCCTCCGGCGGCGGCGGGAAGGCCGACTGGACCCACGTCAACGACGTGGACAAGATCGGCGAGGGCGAGTATCTGGTCTCGCCGCGGAACTTCGACCAGGTAATCGTCGTGAACCGCTCGACCGACAGCGTGACGATGCGGCTCGGGAGCGACGACAACCACAGCACGCTCTACGAACAGCACAACCCGCAATTTCTCGAAAGCGAGAACGGCACGCCGACGATGCTGGTCGCCGACAGCGAGAACGACCGCATCGTGGAGTACGCCAAGACCGACGCTAACGCCCCGGTCGGAAGCGGGTGGACGAAGACGTGGAGCATCGGCACCCGCGGGCTGAACTGGCCCCGCGACGCCGACCGCCTGCCGAACGGCAACACGCTGGTCGTGGACACGATGCACCACCGCGTCTTCGAGGTGACGCCGACCGGGACGGTCGTCTGGGAGTTCCACGCGCCGTGGGCACCCTACGACGCAGAGCGCATCACCTACGACGACGAGGCCGGCGGCCCGACGATGCGCGACCTCGGGAAGTCGGGGAGCTACGACCTCAGCGGGAGCGGACTCAAGGTCTCGGGCGGGGGCACGAAGACGGTCTCGTTCTGGCTGGTCGAGACGTTCCACGGGACGCCGGTAGCGGCGCAGGCGAAGGAACTGGCCCGGACGTGGGCGCACGTCACGCCGTGGATTCGCCCGGTCTGGATGACGAGTTGGGAGTTCCTCGCCGCGATTCTGGCCGGGGGCGTCCTCCTCGCGTGGGGTCTCGGCGAAGCGGTCTACCAGCGACGCCGGATTCGCCGCGGCGTCTCGCGGCTGGCGAACCGGGTCCGGCGACCGGTGGAGTGA
- a CDS encoding NCS2 family permease, whose amino-acid sequence MGIEETSDSRSDSGATGALAEYFGFEEHGTDLRTEILAGVTTFLTMSYIVVVNPAILSTAIQPAGVGPERTFQMIAVVTLISAAVATLTMAFYANRPFAQAPGLGLNAFFAFTVVGALGVPWQTALAAVVVEGVVFLALTAVGAREYIIHLFPEPVKLAVGAGIGLFLAIIGLEEMRVVAGDSATFLTFNPVFASDPVAIISVVGLFLTLALYARGLRGSIVVGIVLTSLMGYAASALGYSAFPADQAPPGITLKGPIALAPSVSATYDAAAYNIAPLAGAFVTGLQNVESFSFALVVFTFFFVDFFDTAGTLTGVSQAAGFLDEDGNLPDIDKPLMADAVGTTVGGMLGTSTVTTYIESSTGVKEGGRTGMTALVVGLLFLASLALVPLATAVPTYASHLVLVVIGVVMLRNVVEIAWDDLTYAVPAGMTILVMPFTFSIAYGIAAGIVSYPIVKLAAGELDDTRPGHWALAAAFVLYFFVRTSGMLQGNV is encoded by the coding sequence ATGGGAATCGAAGAAACGAGTGATTCGCGCTCCGACTCGGGTGCGACCGGCGCGCTCGCGGAGTACTTCGGCTTCGAGGAGCACGGTACAGACCTTCGGACGGAGATTCTCGCGGGCGTGACCACGTTCCTGACGATGAGCTACATCGTCGTGGTCAACCCGGCCATCCTCTCGACGGCGATTCAACCGGCGGGCGTCGGTCCCGAACGGACGTTCCAGATGATAGCGGTCGTGACGCTCATCTCGGCGGCGGTGGCGACCCTGACGATGGCGTTCTACGCGAACCGACCGTTCGCGCAAGCGCCGGGACTCGGGCTGAACGCCTTCTTCGCGTTTACCGTCGTCGGCGCGCTCGGCGTCCCGTGGCAGACCGCACTCGCCGCGGTCGTCGTGGAGGGCGTCGTCTTCCTCGCCCTAACGGCGGTCGGAGCGCGCGAGTACATCATCCACCTATTCCCCGAACCCGTGAAACTCGCGGTCGGCGCGGGCATCGGTCTCTTCCTCGCCATCATCGGTCTCGAAGAGATGCGCGTCGTCGCGGGCGACAGCGCGACCTTCCTCACCTTCAACCCGGTGTTCGCGTCCGACCCGGTCGCCATCATCTCGGTCGTCGGTCTCTTCCTCACGCTCGCGCTCTACGCCCGCGGTCTCCGCGGGTCCATCGTCGTCGGTATCGTCCTGACCTCGCTGATGGGCTACGCCGCGAGCGCGCTGGGCTACTCGGCGTTCCCCGCCGACCAAGCCCCGCCGGGCATCACGCTCAAGGGGCCGATAGCGCTCGCGCCGAGCGTCTCGGCGACCTACGACGCCGCGGCGTACAACATCGCGCCGCTGGCGGGCGCGTTCGTGACCGGACTCCAGAACGTCGAGAGTTTCTCGTTCGCGCTCGTCGTCTTCACGTTCTTCTTCGTGGACTTCTTCGACACCGCGGGCACCCTCACGGGCGTCTCGCAGGCCGCGGGCTTCTTGGACGAGGACGGCAATCTCCCGGACATCGACAAGCCGCTGATGGCCGACGCGGTCGGCACCACGGTCGGCGGGATGCTCGGGACTTCGACGGTCACGACCTACATCGAGTCCTCGACCGGCGTCAAGGAGGGCGGCCGGACCGGTATGACCGCGCTCGTGGTCGGACTCCTCTTCCTCGCGTCGCTGGCGCTCGTCCCGCTGGCGACCGCCGTGCCGACCTACGCCTCGCACCTCGTGTTGGTCGTCATCGGCGTCGTGATGCTCCGGAACGTGGTCGAAATCGCGTGGGACGACCTGACCTACGCCGTCCCCGCGGGCATGACCATCCTCGTCATGCCGTTCACGTTCTCCATCGCCTACGGCATCGCGGCGGGCATCGTCTCTTACCCCATCGTCAAACTCGCCGCGGGCGAACTCGACGACACCCGGCCCGGCCACTGGGCGCTGGCGGCCGCGTTCGTCCTGTACTTCTTCGTCCGGACGAGCGGAATGCTTCAGGGTAACGTCTGA
- a CDS encoding phosphoribosyltransferase family protein, translating into MNRAEKATLQLQAVAVLRMLKETRTYDELAEVTSLPAGDLNRYVNGHVLPSVDRAEEIVGGVGRDELAAELEARIRVDDEGYVDNSSVVFDQSFLDLVAPVAAESLGFDRPDVVLTAATDGITLGAAMARNFDARVAYAKKSKETAVEEFIESRQRLQSGIELTYYLPASAIDAGETVLVVDDLIRSGETQELLLDIVDRADARVGGVFALIAAGDEGLDRAKGRTEAPVGALTTFEA; encoded by the coding sequence ATGAACCGCGCAGAGAAGGCGACCCTGCAGTTGCAGGCGGTCGCCGTCCTCCGGATGCTGAAGGAGACCCGAACGTACGACGAACTCGCCGAGGTGACGAGCCTCCCGGCGGGCGATTTGAACCGCTACGTCAACGGTCACGTCCTGCCGAGCGTGGACCGCGCCGAGGAGATCGTCGGCGGCGTCGGCCGCGACGAACTCGCCGCCGAACTGGAGGCCCGGATTCGGGTGGACGACGAGGGGTACGTGGACAACTCCAGCGTCGTCTTCGACCAGTCGTTCCTCGACCTCGTGGCCCCCGTCGCGGCCGAGTCACTCGGGTTCGACCGTCCCGACGTGGTGCTGACCGCGGCGACCGACGGCATCACGCTTGGGGCCGCGATGGCCCGGAACTTCGACGCGCGGGTCGCCTACGCCAAGAAGTCCAAGGAGACCGCCGTCGAGGAGTTCATCGAGTCGCGCCAGCGCCTCCAGTCGGGCATCGAGTTGACCTACTACCTCCCGGCGTCGGCAATCGACGCGGGCGAGACCGTGCTGGTCGTGGACGACCTCATCCGGTCGGGCGAGACCCAAGAACTACTGTTGGACATCGTGGACCGCGCGGACGCTCGCGTCGGCGGCGTCTTCGCGCTCATCGCGGCCGGAGACGAGGGACTGGACCGCGCGAAGGGCCGAACCGAGGCCCCCGTGGGCGCGCTGACGACCTTCGAGGCGTAA
- the pyrE gene encoding orotate phosphoribosyltransferase, producing the protein MTNEELIAALRDADAVKYGEFELSHGGTSDYYVDKYLFETDPDCLERIAEAFAERLERAEWHAGDEKLAGVALGGVPLVAVTSVETGTPYVIARKQQKDYGTANLVEGRLDEGEEVVVLEDIATTGQSAADAVEALRDAGATVNRVLVVVDREEGASENLAEYDVELESLLTASELLDAE; encoded by the coding sequence ATGACCAACGAGGAACTCATCGCGGCGCTCCGGGACGCTGACGCTGTGAAGTACGGCGAGTTCGAACTCTCCCACGGCGGCACGAGCGACTACTACGTGGACAAGTACCTCTTCGAGACCGACCCGGACTGTCTGGAACGCATCGCGGAGGCGTTCGCCGAACGCTTGGAGCGTGCCGAGTGGCACGCCGGCGACGAGAAGTTGGCGGGCGTCGCGCTGGGCGGGGTCCCGCTCGTCGCGGTCACGAGCGTCGAGACCGGGACGCCCTACGTCATCGCCCGCAAACAGCAGAAAGACTACGGGACGGCCAACCTCGTGGAGGGCCGACTCGACGAGGGCGAGGAGGTCGTCGTCCTCGAAGACATCGCCACGACCGGCCAGAGCGCGGCCGACGCGGTGGAGGCCCTTCGCGACGCCGGCGCGACGGTGAACCGCGTCCTCGTGGTCGTGGACCGCGAGGAGGGCGCGAGCGAGAACTTGGCCGAGTACGACGTGGAACTGGAGTCGTTGCTGACCGCGAGCGAACTGCTCGACGCCGAGTAG
- a CDS encoding winged helix-turn-helix transcriptional regulator — MHTETETTETDATETKNAGACPVVEAIEQIGSQWRLVVLHDLHGDGEKRFNELQRSTDASSRTLSRVLDDLEEDGLVNRRVEDKPIATYYSLTEKSRELCPVFSELESWADEWVESRVEA, encoded by the coding sequence ATGCACACTGAGACAGAGACGACCGAGACCGACGCGACCGAGACCAAGAACGCCGGCGCGTGCCCCGTCGTGGAAGCCATCGAGCAGATCGGCTCGCAGTGGCGGCTCGTGGTCCTCCACGACCTCCACGGCGACGGCGAGAAGCGCTTCAACGAACTCCAGCGCTCGACCGACGCGAGTTCCCGGACGCTCTCGCGGGTTCTGGACGACTTGGAGGAGGACGGGCTCGTAAACCGGCGCGTCGAGGACAAGCCAATCGCCACCTACTACAGCCTGACCGAGAAGAGTCGAGAGTTGTGCCCCGTCTTCTCGGAACTCGAATCGTGGGCCGACGAGTGGGTCGAGTCCCGCGTCGAAGCGTAA
- a CDS encoding CDP-2,3-bis-(O-geranylgeranyl)-sn-glycerol synthase: MGVFETVAIALWAMLPAYVPNNAAVLAGGGRPIDGGRTWNGRRILGDGKTWRGTAMGILAGALLGVALNAVEASASDLLGVALPTFPAAVLLALPAGAMLGDIAASFLKRRTGRQRGAAFPGVDQLDFVVFALLLAFLAAPDWFGEVFTLSVLVVVVVVTPLLHLVTNAIAYALGLKDEPW, translated from the coding sequence ATGGGTGTCTTCGAGACCGTCGCAATCGCGCTGTGGGCGATGTTACCCGCGTACGTCCCGAACAACGCCGCGGTGCTGGCCGGTGGGGGCCGGCCCATCGACGGCGGGCGAACGTGGAACGGCCGCCGAATCCTCGGCGACGGGAAGACGTGGCGGGGAACCGCGATGGGGATTCTGGCCGGTGCGCTCCTCGGGGTGGCCCTCAACGCGGTCGAAGCGAGCGCGTCGGACCTGCTGGGCGTCGCCCTGCCGACGTTTCCGGCCGCGGTCCTGCTGGCGCTCCCGGCGGGCGCGATGCTCGGCGACATCGCGGCGTCGTTCCTCAAGCGCCGGACGGGTCGCCAGCGCGGCGCGGCGTTCCCCGGCGTGGACCAACTCGACTTCGTGGTGTTCGCGCTCCTGTTGGCGTTTCTCGCCGCACCGGACTGGTTCGGTGAGGTGTTCACCCTGTCGGTGCTGGTCGTCGTCGTGGTCGTGACGCCGCTGTTGCATCTCGTGACGAACGCCATCGCGTACGCGCTGGGACTGAAGGACGAGCCGTGGTAA
- a CDS encoding proline dehydrogenase family protein yields MIPPIASRFVAGESPAEALEHARDLNDRNVKAILNLLGEHYHERAPADEDAEAYLRLVADIESAAAEACISVKPSQVGLDVGTEVFHENVERIADYAADRDVFVWIDMEDHDTTDATLDIFEKLARKHEGGVGVCVQANLKRTDDDLERLADLPGKVRLVKGAYDPPAEVAYEEKSAVNAAYERQLEYMFEQFDGGIAVGSHDPRMIRLAEELHEEYGTDFEIQMLMGVREDAQTDLAEEYEVWQYVPYGDKWLSYFYRRVMERKENLLFAARAVLGR; encoded by the coding sequence ATGATTCCACCCATCGCAAGCAGGTTCGTCGCGGGGGAGTCGCCGGCCGAGGCGCTCGAACACGCCCGCGACCTGAACGACCGGAACGTGAAGGCCATCCTGAACCTGCTCGGCGAACACTACCACGAGCGCGCTCCCGCCGACGAGGACGCCGAGGCGTACCTCCGACTCGTGGCCGACATCGAGAGCGCGGCGGCGGAGGCGTGCATCTCGGTCAAGCCCTCGCAGGTCGGTCTCGACGTGGGGACCGAGGTCTTCCACGAGAACGTGGAGCGCATCGCGGACTACGCCGCCGACCGCGACGTGTTCGTCTGGATAGACATGGAGGACCACGACACGACCGACGCGACCCTCGACATCTTCGAGAAGTTGGCCCGGAAGCACGAGGGCGGCGTCGGCGTCTGCGTGCAGGCGAACCTCAAGCGCACCGACGACGACCTGGAGCGCCTCGCGGACCTCCCCGGCAAGGTTCGACTCGTCAAGGGCGCTTACGACCCGCCCGCCGAGGTCGCCTACGAGGAGAAGTCCGCGGTCAACGCCGCCTACGAGCGCCAACTCGAATACATGTTCGAACAGTTCGACGGCGGTATCGCGGTCGGAAGCCACGACCCCCGGATGATACGGCTCGCCGAGGAACTCCACGAGGAGTACGGCACCGACTTCGAGATTCAGATGCTGATGGGCGTGCGCGAGGACGCTCAGACCGACCTCGCCGAGGAGTACGAGGTCTGGCAGTACGTCCCGTACGGCGACAAGTGGCTCTCGTACTTCTACCGGCGCGTGATGGAGCGTAAGGAGAACCTGCTGTTCGCGGCCCGCGCCGTCCTCGGTCGATAG
- a CDS encoding DUF502 domain-containing protein, which yields MSSWKRDIASGLIVLAPLIVTTYIIAYLYSMLAGLPFLEKIKPYELVPGLIIPSSALRVTIVLLVFSMLVLSVGYMMRTAVGSLVENAIDGLMNQVPGLRVVYNASKMAAETALSDSTDLQAPVKVEAWQGMRMTAFKTGKTTDDGRELLFLPTAPNITTGFVVEMKPSEFEETDETVEDALTRILSAGFGETSESGIPIDVEDEKETKSPPPQ from the coding sequence ATGTCCTCGTGGAAACGCGACATCGCAAGCGGTCTCATCGTCCTCGCCCCCCTGATAGTTACGACGTACATCATCGCCTACCTGTACTCCATGCTGGCGGGCCTCCCGTTCCTCGAAAAAATCAAACCGTACGAACTCGTCCCCGGACTGATAATCCCCTCGTCGGCGCTCCGGGTCACCATCGTCCTGCTGGTGTTCTCGATGCTGGTCCTCAGCGTCGGGTACATGATGCGGACCGCGGTCGGGTCGCTCGTGGAGAACGCCATCGACGGCCTGATGAACCAGGTTCCGGGCCTCCGCGTCGTCTACAACGCCTCGAAGATGGCGGCCGAGACGGCCCTCTCGGACTCGACCGACCTGCAAGCGCCCGTCAAAGTCGAGGCGTGGCAGGGGATGCGGATGACCGCGTTCAAGACGGGGAAAACGACCGACGACGGCCGCGAACTGCTCTTCCTCCCGACCGCACCGAACATCACCACCGGGTTCGTCGTCGAGATGAAACCGAGCGAGTTCGAGGAGACCGACGAGACCGTCGAGGACGCGTTGACCCGCATCCTGAGCGCCGGGTTCGGCGAGACCAGCGAGTCGGGCATCCCCATCGACGTGGAAGACGAGAAGGAGACCAAATCGCCGCCGCCGCAGTAA
- a CDS encoding branched-chain amino acid transaminase, translated as MSFDEMDVDTIWMDGEFVDWDEAQIHVLTHGLHYGSGVFEGVRCYDTENGPAIFRWEEHLERLYDSCKPYDLEIDHDPEELTEATKTLIREQDLASCYVRPIAFYGYESLGVSPGDCPTRTAIAAWPWGAYLGDEALENGVEVMVSSWRKHASSQIPTNAKTTGLYVNSMLAGEEARRNGFAEAIVLNKEGNVAEGPGENLFMVKDGEIFTPGLAESILDGITRDSVITLAEELGHEVHDQATISRGELNTADELFFTGSAAEVTPIRQVDNVEIGDGGRGPVTEEIQSRFFDVVNRRTDDYEEWFDYVEA; from the coding sequence ATGAGCTTCGACGAGATGGACGTGGATACGATCTGGATGGACGGCGAGTTCGTCGATTGGGACGAGGCACAGATCCACGTCCTCACGCACGGCCTACACTACGGGAGCGGCGTGTTCGAGGGCGTTCGGTGCTACGACACCGAGAACGGGCCAGCCATCTTCCGCTGGGAGGAGCATCTGGAGCGACTGTACGACTCCTGCAAGCCTTACGACCTCGAAATCGACCACGACCCCGAGGAGCTGACCGAGGCGACGAAGACGCTCATCCGCGAGCAGGACCTCGCCTCCTGCTACGTCCGACCCATCGCGTTCTACGGCTACGAGAGCCTCGGCGTGAGTCCCGGCGACTGCCCGACCCGGACCGCCATCGCGGCGTGGCCGTGGGGCGCGTATCTGGGCGACGAGGCGTTGGAGAACGGCGTCGAGGTCATGGTGTCGTCGTGGCGCAAGCACGCCTCCAGCCAGATTCCGACCAACGCGAAGACGACGGGGCTGTACGTCAACAGCATGCTCGCGGGCGAGGAGGCCCGCCGGAACGGCTTCGCGGAGGCCATCGTGCTGAACAAGGAGGGCAACGTCGCGGAGGGTCCCGGCGAGAACCTCTTCATGGTCAAGGACGGCGAGATATTCACGCCCGGTCTGGCCGAGAGCATCCTCGACGGCATCACCCGCGACTCGGTCATCACGCTGGCCGAGGAACTGGGCCACGAGGTCCACGACCAGGCGACCATCTCGCGGGGCGAACTCAACACCGCCGACGAACTGTTCTTCACCGGGTCGGCCGCGGAGGTCACGCCCATCCGACAGGTGGACAACGTGGAAATCGGCGACGGCGGCCGGGGTCCCGTCACCGAGGAGATTCAGTCGCGCTTCTTCGACGTGGTGAACCGCCGGACCGACGACTACGAAGAGTGGTTCGACTACGTCGAAGCGTAG